One stretch of Pedobacter riviphilus DNA includes these proteins:
- a CDS encoding TonB-dependent receptor, with product MKKSLLLRLVLVIVAFVGITLGVNAQVTTSSMTGTIKDAKGALPGASVKATHTPTGTVYSVSTNNDGRFTIGGMRVGGPYTIEVSFVGYRPEKQTEVYLKIGEPYLLNLVLTDNSSTLAEVKVVGQSANSILNSNKNGTSTVIARQQIQSLPTITRSVNDLTRLTPQANSTSIGGGNYRSNNFTVDGANFNNQFGIGQNIPAGGSPISIDALEQISINVTPYDVRQTGFTGGSISAVTRSGTNTFQGSAFYTMRGEEQQGKRIGETYRIPDAAIQKLDEKNFGFSLGGPIIKDKLFFFANYEKKHTIQPGTTRIASSPSLPYGAPGTPNTVVPASQSLLNEISSYLDAKYGYKTGPYQGYSNVSDNEKMFARLDWNITKNHRFSVRYNQVESQSPSPASTSVTNSGVTGALSYNNNRSGTANNAGLPFYNSNYYQAANLYSAVAELTSNFGSKLTNVARATYSHQNDPRNSDSSPFPLVDILDGTQNASNAGNVLTTFGYEPFTYGNLRDVKGYTYSDDLSLALGKHNITLGLQAEFSTTKNGFQRFGTGFYTFKSWDDFKNGAKPLQYSVTYPLTADGSQAFPSFKFAQYSAYLQDEFTVSDRLKLTAGLRIEQATYPDAPEIKTHPLVAAQTFHDGRKVDTGVLPENRLSYSPRFGFNWDVMGDRSFQVRGGTGIFTGRVPFVWIVSQSSDAGLLQYLQTYSSLNGGAVPSFNPSIAPNLLTATKPAAGTSIPGTISIMSPDLKFPQTWKSSLAFDVKLPWGIVGTLEGIYGKDLNVAVAKNINLVNPTATNIAGYPDNRPLYPNSVAGRQEVDINAAGIPTANGTSSLNVTEMTNAKGGYNWMITGQLTKQFNSGISAMIAYTRSDQRNYGDGGGDQLGNLWSIPATSTNPNIPTLSYSQNLNPDRIIASVSYRKEYLKNLATSFSLFYEGSQQGRYSYVYGADYNRDGVSGNDLIYIPKDASEINFVAVPANLVSTSTVTRAYPRSYTAAEQSAIFETYIAQDPYLSKHRGEYAQRNAATSPWRNQFDLRITQQIFKNYGKSKNTFEFTADIFNVGNLLNRKWGNVNFVNNASILVPQNASAINDTTKPTFILAAAQGDIVRNTFGTSQTISSTYYMQFGVRYIFN from the coding sequence ATGAAGAAATCTTTACTTTTAAGATTAGTACTGGTTATTGTTGCATTTGTAGGTATTACATTGGGTGTTAACGCACAGGTAACCACATCATCAATGACAGGAACTATTAAGGACGCCAAAGGCGCCTTGCCTGGTGCAAGTGTTAAAGCAACACATACACCAACTGGGACTGTTTATTCGGTATCTACAAACAACGATGGTCGTTTTACCATCGGTGGTATGCGTGTTGGTGGTCCTTATACCATTGAAGTAAGTTTTGTTGGTTACAGGCCAGAGAAACAAACTGAAGTTTATTTGAAAATTGGTGAACCTTATTTGTTAAATTTAGTATTAACTGATAATAGTTCAACATTAGCCGAAGTTAAAGTTGTTGGTCAAAGTGCTAACAGTATTTTAAATTCAAATAAAAATGGGACTTCAACTGTAATTGCTAGGCAACAAATTCAATCCTTGCCAACAATTACTCGTAGTGTTAACGATTTAACCCGCTTAACACCACAGGCTAATAGTACATCAATTGGTGGCGGTAATTACCGTTCAAACAACTTTACTGTAGATGGTGCTAACTTTAATAACCAATTTGGTATTGGTCAGAATATCCCCGCCGGCGGTTCGCCCATTTCAATTGATGCATTAGAGCAGATTTCAATCAACGTAACACCTTATGATGTTCGTCAGACTGGTTTTACTGGAGGTTCTATAAGTGCTGTAACCCGTTCTGGTACGAATACCTTCCAGGGTAGTGCTTTTTATACCATGCGTGGTGAAGAACAACAAGGTAAAAGAATCGGAGAAACTTATCGTATTCCAGATGCAGCAATTCAGAAATTAGATGAAAAAAACTTTGGTTTTAGTCTTGGTGGTCCAATTATAAAGGATAAGTTATTCTTTTTTGCTAATTATGAAAAGAAACACACTATCCAGCCAGGAACAACAAGAATTGCATCTTCTCCTTCATTGCCTTATGGAGCTCCAGGTACCCCTAATACTGTTGTGCCAGCTAGTCAATCGCTTTTGAACGAAATTTCTTCATATTTAGATGCTAAATATGGTTATAAAACAGGACCATATCAAGGATATTCAAATGTAAGTGATAACGAAAAAATGTTTGCCCGTTTAGACTGGAACATTACTAAAAATCATCGTTTTAGTGTTAGGTATAATCAGGTAGAAAGTCAAAGCCCTTCTCCAGCTAGTACATCTGTAACCAACTCAGGAGTTACTGGCGCGTTGAGTTATAACAATAATAGGTCGGGTACTGCAAATAATGCTGGATTACCTTTTTATAATTCTAACTATTACCAGGCGGCAAACCTATATTCTGCAGTGGCAGAGTTAACGTCGAACTTTGGTAGCAAACTAACAAATGTTGCACGTGCTACTTACTCGCACCAAAACGATCCAAGAAATTCAGATAGTTCTCCATTTCCTTTAGTTGATATCTTGGATGGAACCCAAAATGCTTCAAATGCAGGAAATGTTTTGACCACTTTTGGGTATGAACCATTCACTTACGGGAATTTAAGAGATGTTAAAGGATATACTTATTCTGATGACTTGAGCTTAGCTTTAGGAAAGCATAATATTACCTTAGGTTTGCAAGCTGAATTCAGTACTACCAAAAATGGATTTCAGCGTTTTGGTACTGGTTTCTACACTTTCAAATCATGGGATGACTTCAAAAATGGAGCTAAGCCGCTGCAATATTCTGTAACTTATCCATTAACTGCTGATGGTTCTCAAGCTTTCCCTAGCTTTAAGTTCGCTCAATATTCAGCCTATTTACAAGATGAATTTACCGTTTCTGACCGTTTAAAATTAACAGCCGGCTTGCGTATTGAACAAGCAACTTATCCGGATGCTCCAGAAATTAAAACGCACCCTCTTGTAGCTGCTCAAACTTTCCATGATGGAAGAAAAGTAGATACAGGTGTTTTACCAGAAAATAGATTATCATATTCTCCACGTTTTGGCTTTAACTGGGATGTGATGGGAGATCGTTCATTCCAAGTTCGTGGAGGTACAGGTATTTTTACCGGTCGTGTTCCATTTGTATGGATTGTATCACAATCAAGTGATGCAGGTTTGTTACAGTATTTACAAACTTACTCTAGTCTTAATGGTGGGGCTGTTCCTTCATTTAATCCAAGTATTGCTCCAAATTTACTTACAGCAACTAAGCCGGCCGCAGGGACTAGTATCCCAGGAACCATTAGTATTATGTCACCGGATTTAAAATTCCCTCAGACTTGGAAATCAAGTTTAGCATTTGATGTTAAATTGCCTTGGGGAATAGTAGGAACATTAGAAGGTATTTATGGTAAAGATTTAAATGTCGCTGTCGCTAAAAACATCAATCTGGTGAATCCAACTGCAACCAATATTGCTGGTTATCCTGATAATAGACCATTGTATCCAAACTCTGTTGCCGGAAGACAAGAAGTAGATATTAATGCAGCTGGTATCCCTACTGCTAATGGAACATCTTCATTAAATGTTACCGAGATGACAAATGCAAAAGGTGGTTATAACTGGATGATTACTGGTCAGTTAACTAAGCAGTTTAACAGCGGAATATCAGCAATGATTGCTTATACACGTTCAGATCAACGTAATTACGGTGATGGTGGTGGGGATCAGCTAGGTAACTTATGGTCAATTCCTGCTACATCTACTAATCCAAATATTCCAACATTAAGTTATTCTCAAAACTTAAATCCAGATCGTATCATTGCAAGTGTTTCATATAGAAAAGAGTATCTTAAAAACTTAGCTACTTCATTCTCATTGTTTTATGAAGGATCTCAACAAGGAAGATATTCATATGTATATGGTGCTGATTATAATAGAGATGGTGTTTCTGGAAATGACTTGATTTATATTCCTAAAGATGCATCTGAAATAAATTTTGTTGCTGTACCGGCAAACTTAGTAAGTACCTCTACTGTAACTAGAGCATATCCTAGATCATATACTGCAGCAGAACAAAGTGCTATTTTTGAAACTTATATAGCGCAAGATCCATATTTAAGTAAACATAGAGGAGAATATGCACAGCGTAATGCTGCAACTTCTCCATGGAGAAATCAATTCGATTTAAGAATTACTCAACAAATCTTCAAGAATTACGGTAAGTCAAAAAATACTTTTGAATTTACAGCAGACATTTTTAATGTTGGTAATTTGTTAAACCGTAAGTGGGGTAATGTAAATTTTGTTAATAATGCTAGTATTTTGGTTCCTCAAAATGCATCAGCGATTAATGATACTACTAAACCAACATTTATTCTTGCTGCTGCCCAAGGTGATATAGTTAGAAATACTTTTGGTACTTCTCAAACTATTTCTTCTACTTATTATATGCAATTTGGTGTTCGTTACATTTTTAACTAA
- a CDS encoding energy transducer TonB: protein MFNSSINVYKTEWLDLVFANRNKNYGAYDLRSKSSSIMTRALFVSGSLFVLLCFSPLIYAKLFPKEIIVETPPKVVNLTDVIHQMKPKTPEPEKKVEPAKADPVKVKTVAIPSQVVVVNKIELPPPPTVDDIKLAVISTKTQDGVVAPAAVVTDNKGKGSGDGSGTAKEGTGTPEDKEIYLGADEYPEFNGGAKAWSKYMERNLRYPSRAQEEGAGGKVYVSFVVEKDGSITDVTVVKGIGFGCDEEAIKVIKKSPLWKPGKNKGVPVRVRYNMAINFQISN, encoded by the coding sequence ATGTTCAACTCCTCAATTAACGTATACAAAACCGAGTGGCTCGATCTTGTATTTGCAAACCGCAACAAAAACTATGGCGCTTATGATTTAAGATCGAAATCTTCATCGATTATGACGAGAGCGCTTTTCGTATCTGGAAGCCTTTTTGTACTCTTGTGTTTCTCTCCCTTAATCTATGCAAAGCTCTTTCCTAAGGAAATTATCGTAGAGACTCCGCCAAAGGTTGTCAATTTAACTGATGTGATCCATCAGATGAAACCAAAAACTCCCGAACCAGAGAAAAAAGTGGAGCCTGCAAAAGCTGATCCGGTAAAGGTTAAAACAGTAGCAATTCCATCACAAGTGGTGGTGGTTAATAAAATAGAGCTTCCTCCTCCTCCAACAGTTGATGATATAAAATTGGCAGTGATCAGTACCAAGACACAGGATGGGGTAGTGGCTCCCGCCGCAGTAGTAACCGACAATAAAGGTAAAGGTAGTGGTGATGGCTCAGGAACAGCTAAAGAAGGTACAGGAACACCCGAAGATAAAGAGATTTATTTAGGTGCTGATGAATACCCTGAATTTAACGGTGGTGCCAAAGCCTGGTCTAAATATATGGAACGTAATTTAAGGTATCCATCAAGAGCACAGGAAGAAGGTGCCGGAGGTAAGGTATATGTAAGTTTTGTGGTAGAGAAAGATGGCTCGATTACCGATGTAACTGTAGTTAAAGGGATTGGGTTTGGTTGTGATGAAGAAGCGATTAAAGTGATTAAAAAATCACCACTGTGGAAACCAGGGAAAAATAAAGGGGTTCCGGTGCGTGTAAGGTATAATATGGCAATTAACTTTCAGATTTCTAATTAA
- a CDS encoding glutamine synthetase III family protein, whose translation MKSLRTIALKEAQNRISPEVKSPSAKISDFYGSNVFDKKKMRDFLSKDVYEKLISSINQGELINSDDANQIATAMKAWAMSAGATHYTHWFQPLTGTTAEKHDSFFEPSGDGAIEKFAGSALVQQEPDASSFPNGGIRNTFEARGYTAWDPSSPAFIMESKAGKTLCIPTVFVSYTGEALDYKAPLLKALAALDKAAVDVCQYFDKSITKVNASLGIEQEYFLVDESLFNARPDLLLTGRALFGHMSAKGQQLEDHYFGSIPERVFSYMVDFENEALKLGIPLKTRHNEVAPSQFECAPIYEEINLAIDHNQLLMDLMEKVARRHHFRVLLHEKPYAGINGSGKHNNWSLITDTGKNLLAPGKTPKNNLMFLAFFVNTIKAVSEHADLLRASIASVSNDHRLGANEAPPAIISIFLGSQLNDVLDEIEHSRISKKIKEDNALWLGIPKIPQILLDNTDRNRTSPFAFTGNKFELRAVGSSANSSAPMTILNAIMAEQLVKFKTEVDKLIKKGDKKDIALLTVIKKYIKESKNIRFEGNGYSQEWEDEAAARGLSNIKTTPKALDAYLTEKSAELFATTGIYSPREIHARHEIMLENFYKKLQIEARVMGEVANTAIIPAAIAYQNALIENVQGLKAIGVDSKVSLDIVKKLSEHLEIVKTNIDAMLEERKLTNKIEDTREKAIAYDEKVKSYFDTIRYHADKLEQIVDDSVWPLPKFRELLFMK comes from the coding sequence ATGAAAAGCTTAAGAACCATCGCATTAAAAGAGGCTCAAAACAGAATTTCACCTGAAGTTAAATCTCCTTCAGCGAAAATTTCTGATTTTTACGGCTCGAATGTATTTGATAAGAAAAAAATGAGAGATTTCTTATCTAAGGACGTGTATGAAAAATTAATTTCATCTATCAACCAGGGTGAGTTAATCAATTCTGACGATGCTAACCAAATTGCTACAGCTATGAAAGCTTGGGCAATGAGCGCTGGCGCAACGCACTACACGCACTGGTTCCAGCCATTAACTGGCACAACTGCTGAAAAACATGATTCGTTTTTTGAGCCAAGCGGCGATGGTGCTATCGAAAAATTTGCAGGTAGCGCATTAGTTCAACAAGAGCCAGATGCTTCTAGTTTCCCTAACGGTGGTATCCGTAATACTTTCGAAGCTCGTGGTTATACTGCTTGGGATCCTTCTTCTCCAGCTTTCATCATGGAAAGCAAAGCAGGTAAAACACTATGTATCCCTACAGTATTCGTATCATATACCGGAGAAGCCTTGGATTATAAAGCACCTTTATTAAAAGCATTAGCTGCGCTTGATAAAGCTGCTGTTGATGTTTGCCAGTATTTCGATAAAAGCATTACTAAAGTAAATGCTTCTTTAGGTATCGAACAAGAATATTTCTTGGTTGATGAGTCATTGTTCAATGCTCGTCCCGATTTATTGTTAACAGGCCGTGCTTTATTCGGACACATGTCTGCTAAAGGCCAACAATTAGAAGATCATTATTTCGGTTCTATCCCTGAACGCGTATTCAGCTACATGGTAGATTTCGAAAACGAAGCCTTAAAATTAGGTATTCCATTAAAAACGCGTCACAATGAGGTTGCCCCTTCTCAATTTGAGTGTGCACCAATTTATGAAGAAATCAACTTAGCTATCGATCACAACCAATTGTTGATGGATTTGATGGAGAAAGTTGCCCGCCGTCACCACTTCCGTGTTTTATTACACGAAAAACCATATGCAGGTATCAACGGATCAGGTAAACACAACAACTGGTCGCTAATTACCGATACCGGTAAAAACTTATTGGCACCAGGTAAAACACCTAAAAATAACTTAATGTTCCTTGCTTTCTTTGTAAATACCATTAAAGCAGTTAGCGAGCATGCCGATTTATTACGTGCAAGTATTGCATCAGTAAGCAACGATCACCGTTTAGGTGCTAACGAAGCGCCACCAGCAATTATCTCTATCTTCTTAGGTTCTCAATTGAATGATGTATTAGATGAGATTGAGCACTCACGTATCAGCAAAAAAATCAAAGAAGATAACGCACTTTGGTTAGGTATCCCTAAAATCCCTCAGATTTTATTAGATAATACCGACCGTAACCGTACTTCTCCTTTCGCATTTACAGGTAACAAATTTGAGCTTAGAGCTGTTGGATCTTCAGCAAACTCTTCTGCTCCAATGACGATCTTAAATGCGATCATGGCCGAGCAATTGGTTAAATTTAAAACTGAAGTGGATAAATTGATCAAAAAAGGTGATAAAAAAGACATTGCTTTATTAACCGTGATCAAAAAATACATCAAGGAATCTAAAAATATCCGTTTCGAAGGTAATGGTTATAGCCAGGAGTGGGAAGATGAAGCTGCTGCACGCGGTTTATCAAACATCAAAACTACACCAAAAGCTTTAGATGCTTACTTAACTGAAAAATCAGCTGAGTTATTTGCAACAACAGGTATTTACAGCCCACGTGAAATTCATGCCCGTCATGAAATCATGTTAGAAAACTTCTATAAAAAATTACAGATCGAAGCACGCGTAATGGGCGAAGTGGCTAACACCGCCATTATCCCAGCTGCAATTGCTTACCAAAACGCTTTGATCGAAAACGTACAAGGATTAAAAGCAATCGGTGTAGACAGCAAAGTTTCTCTTGATATCGTGAAAAAATTATCAGAGCATTTAGAAATTGTGAAAACCAATATCGATGCGATGTTAGAAGAACGTAAATTAACCAACAAAATCGAAGATACCCGCGAAAAAGCGATTGCCTACGATGAGAAAGTTAAATCTTACTTCGATACCATCCGCTACCACGCTGATAAATTAGAGCAAATTGTTGACGACAGCGTTTGGCCTTTACCAAAATTCAGAGAATTATTATTCATGAAATAG
- a CDS encoding M12 family metallopeptidase: MKKVYYAIAALIVFISACKKEASVNEAQSQNTPGKVITYHLKNGGQVTAQINNRGEYVVGGDVILSKDQIAYLEYNKVSSDKTSTPRSTFTTEFQKLWPGGVVYYTISNTINSSNIGLAINEWESNTSIRFIQRTNQTNYVDFSYPPTQGSGSSQLGMIGGRQEIKLVNNASFRTVVHEIGHAVGLMHEQTRSDRDQYINVNYGNINNDWKSQYDIYNLGAGYQTGTFDFNSIMLYRSYAVEASVNGNPSPQMTKKDGSTWSDSYYLSQGDIDGVNYLYMPINIDMFYTDEYVNEQNEYVNRSTRQAKIKFYDINFNQMGLPKPIKIKIVSTRKEYNNHNYVYEVQESIQTLSVNTQEYFLGTEIFQEQYDQNMNEVDGSYSITYYAIRIQ, from the coding sequence ATGAAAAAAGTCTATTATGCTATTGCAGCGCTTATTGTCTTTATCAGTGCCTGTAAAAAAGAAGCTTCTGTTAATGAGGCACAATCACAAAATACTCCGGGTAAAGTAATTACCTATCATTTAAAGAACGGTGGGCAGGTTACTGCTCAAATTAACAACAGAGGAGAATATGTTGTTGGGGGCGATGTTATTTTATCAAAAGACCAGATCGCTTATTTAGAATACAATAAAGTATCAAGCGATAAAACATCCACTCCAAGAAGCACTTTTACCACTGAATTTCAAAAGCTTTGGCCTGGTGGCGTAGTTTATTATACGATTAGTAATACTATCAATAGTAGTAATATAGGACTAGCTATAAATGAATGGGAGTCTAATACCTCAATTCGTTTTATTCAACGTACTAATCAAACAAATTATGTGGATTTTAGTTATCCACCTACTCAGGGTTCTGGCTCATCTCAATTAGGGATGATTGGGGGTAGACAAGAAATAAAACTAGTGAACAATGCGAGTTTTAGGACGGTGGTACATGAAATAGGACATGCGGTTGGCTTAATGCACGAACAAACCAGATCAGATAGAGATCAATACATTAATGTTAATTACGGAAACATAAATAACGATTGGAAGTCTCAATATGATATCTACAATTTGGGAGCTGGCTATCAAACAGGAACTTTTGATTTTAATTCTATTATGTTATATCGCTCTTATGCAGTTGAAGCCAGCGTAAACGGAAATCCATCACCGCAAATGACAAAAAAAGATGGCTCTACATGGAGCGATAGCTATTACCTTTCGCAAGGAGATATTGATGGTGTTAATTATTTATATATGCCAATTAATATTGATATGTTTTATACTGATGAGTATGTAAACGAGCAAAATGAGTATGTAAATCGGTCTACTCGTCAGGCAAAGATTAAATTTTATGATATTAATTTTAACCAGATGGGGTTACCTAAACCAATTAAAATCAAAATTGTATCAACTAGGAAAGAATATAATAATCATAATTATGTTTATGAAGTTCAAGAATCAATTCAGACACTCTCGGTTAATACACAAGAGTATTTTTTAGGTACAGAAATTTTTCAAGAACAATATGATCAAAACATGAATGAAGTGGATGGGTCTTATAGTATAACTTATTACGCAATTAGAATCCAATGA
- a CDS encoding acetyltransferase, whose product MINVYLLGAGKHATELSEYLNGNNEYQLAGYVINLDNAVNHPNIAKPVIFLPSFLEKHPAALHIALIGAIGTYERKSIIKPLENKGYQFINIIHRHNYISPSIKIGYGNCIAPGCVINANVRIGNHCIVNSNCNISHDCIVENYVTISPGVTIAGNVNINEGVFIGAGATVIPGVTIEKGAYVAAGACVTKDVPPHVMVAGVPAKVKKEVG is encoded by the coding sequence ATGATCAATGTATATCTTCTTGGTGCAGGCAAACATGCTACAGAGCTTAGCGAATATTTAAACGGCAATAACGAATATCAATTAGCAGGATATGTAATAAACCTGGATAATGCCGTTAATCATCCAAATATAGCCAAGCCAGTTATTTTTTTACCATCCTTTTTAGAAAAACATCCTGCTGCTTTACATATTGCATTAATTGGTGCAATAGGCACTTATGAAAGAAAATCGATCATTAAGCCATTAGAAAACAAAGGCTATCAATTCATCAATATCATCCATCGGCACAATTATATCAGTCCCTCTATTAAAATTGGTTATGGCAACTGTATTGCACCAGGCTGTGTAATCAATGCAAATGTGCGTATCGGTAACCACTGTATTGTTAATTCCAACTGCAACATCAGCCACGATTGCATAGTAGAAAACTACGTGACCATTTCTCCCGGCGTAACCATTGCCGGAAACGTAAACATTAACGAAGGTGTTTTTATAGGTGCTGGCGCAACGGTAATCCCAGGCGTAACCATTGAAAAAGGAGCCTATGTAGCCGCTGGCGCTTGTGTTACAAAAGATGTTCCGCCACATGTGATGGTTGCGGGTGTGCCGGCAAAGGTTAAAAAAGAGGTAGGATAG
- the lpdA gene encoding dihydrolipoyl dehydrogenase, which translates to MNYDVIVLGSGPGGYVAAIRASQLGLKVAIVERESLGGICLNWGCIPTKALLKSAQVFEYINHAADYGITTSGATADFAAVVKRSRGVADGMSKGVQFLMKKNKIDVIMGTGKVKPGNKLEVKGADGSQQELSAKNIIIATGARSRELPNLKQDGKKIIGYRQAMVLPELPKSMVVVGSGAIGVEFAYFYATMGTKVTIVEFMDNVVPVEDEDVSKQLLRSLKKTGIDVMTSASVESVDTSGAGCKVSVKTASGMQTIEADIVLSAAGIVANIENIGLEETGIKTEKGKIVTDEFYNTSVKGYYAIGDVVGGQALAHVASAEGIICVEKIAGQHVEPLDYNNIPGCTYCTPEIASVGYTEKAAKAAGYELKIGKFPFSASGKASAAGAKDGFVKLIFDAKYGELLGAHMIGANVTEMIAEIVVARKLETTGHEMIKSVHPHPTMSEAIMEAAADAYGEVIHL; encoded by the coding sequence ATGAATTACGACGTTATTGTTTTAGGCAGCGGCCCAGGTGGTTACGTAGCTGCAATCAGAGCTTCTCAATTGGGACTAAAAGTTGCAATTGTTGAGCGTGAATCATTAGGTGGTATTTGTTTAAACTGGGGCTGTATCCCTACTAAAGCACTTTTAAAAAGTGCTCAGGTTTTCGAATATATTAATCATGCTGCTGATTACGGAATTACTACTTCGGGTGCTACTGCCGATTTTGCTGCTGTGGTAAAACGTAGCCGTGGTGTAGCCGATGGCATGAGCAAAGGCGTTCAATTTTTAATGAAAAAAAATAAAATTGACGTCATTATGGGCACTGGTAAAGTAAAACCAGGAAACAAATTAGAAGTTAAAGGTGCCGATGGTTCTCAGCAGGAACTAAGTGCTAAAAATATCATCATTGCTACAGGTGCCCGTTCAAGGGAATTACCTAACCTGAAACAGGATGGCAAAAAAATTATCGGCTACCGCCAGGCCATGGTACTTCCCGAATTACCAAAAAGCATGGTAGTGGTAGGCTCTGGCGCTATTGGTGTAGAGTTTGCTTATTTCTATGCTACCATGGGCACAAAAGTAACCATCGTAGAGTTTATGGATAACGTTGTTCCTGTAGAAGATGAAGATGTGTCTAAACAATTATTACGCAGCCTGAAAAAAACCGGTATCGATGTCATGACATCAGCCAGTGTCGAATCTGTTGATACCAGCGGTGCAGGCTGCAAAGTTTCGGTTAAAACAGCTTCAGGTATGCAGACTATCGAGGCCGATATCGTGCTTTCAGCCGCTGGCATTGTGGCCAACATCGAAAACATTGGTTTAGAAGAAACCGGCATAAAAACCGAAAAAGGTAAAATCGTTACCGATGAATTCTATAACACTTCAGTTAAAGGTTATTATGCAATCGGCGATGTAGTTGGCGGACAAGCCTTAGCGCACGTGGCTTCTGCAGAGGGCATTATCTGTGTGGAGAAAATTGCGGGTCAGCATGTAGAGCCTTTAGATTACAACAATATCCCGGGATGTACCTATTGCACACCAGAAATTGCTTCAGTAGGTTATACCGAAAAAGCAGCAAAAGCAGCAGGTTACGAATTGAAAATAGGTAAATTCCCGTTCTCAGCTTCAGGAAAAGCAAGTGCTGCCGGTGCAAAAGATGGTTTTGTAAAATTAATTTTCGATGCCAAATACGGCGAATTATTAGGTGCACACATGATTGGTGCCAACGTGACCGAAATGATTGCCGAAATTGTAGTGGCCCGTAAATTAGAAACAACCGGACACGAAATGATTAAATCAGTTCACCCTCACCCTACCATGAGCGAAGCTATTATGGAAGCTGCTGCTGATGCATACGGAGAAGTAATACACTTATAG
- a CDS encoding AIR synthase-related protein has protein sequence MSDNRYNQRGVSASKEDVHNAIKNIDKGIFPKAFCKIIPDILGGDASYCNIMHADGAGTKSSLAYVYWKETGDISVWKGIAQDAIIMNIDDLICVGVTDNILLSSTIGRNKNLIPGEVIAAVINGTEEILADLREQGISIYSTGGETADVGDLVRTIIVDSTVTCRLKREEIISNDNIKPGDVIVALASSGQATYETEYNGGMGSNGLTSARHDVFEKSIANNYPESFDPAVPFDLVFSGGKKLTDEIEIDGFGKITVGKLVLSPTRTYAPVIKKILESYRNQINGIVHCSGGAQTKVLHFINDDIHVIKDNLFPVPPLFKLIQEQSGTDWKEMYKVFNMGHRMELYVPQEIAESIIEISKSFNIDAKIIGRVEKGDQKQVTIESEKGTFVYN, from the coding sequence ATGAGTGATAACAGGTACAATCAACGTGGCGTTTCTGCCTCAAAAGAAGATGTGCACAATGCCATCAAAAACATCGATAAAGGAATTTTCCCAAAAGCATTCTGCAAAATCATTCCTGATATTTTAGGTGGTGATGCGTCTTACTGTAACATCATGCATGCCGATGGCGCAGGCACCAAATCATCATTAGCTTACGTATACTGGAAAGAAACCGGCGATATCTCCGTATGGAAAGGGATTGCTCAAGATGCCATTATCATGAATATCGACGATTTAATCTGCGTTGGTGTTACCGATAATATCCTCCTGTCATCAACCATTGGCCGCAATAAAAACCTGATTCCTGGTGAAGTAATTGCTGCTGTAATTAACGGAACGGAAGAAATTTTAGCCGATCTGCGCGAGCAAGGCATCTCAATTTATTCTACCGGCGGCGAAACTGCCGATGTTGGCGATTTAGTGAGGACCATTATTGTCGATTCTACAGTGACCTGCCGTTTAAAGCGCGAAGAGATCATCAGTAACGATAATATTAAACCTGGTGACGTAATTGTGGCACTGGCTTCTTCCGGACAAGCCACTTACGAAACCGAATATAATGGCGGTATGGGCTCAAATGGCTTAACCTCTGCCCGTCACGATGTTTTTGAGAAGTCTATTGCCAATAACTATCCTGAAAGTTTTGATCCGGCAGTGCCTTTCGACCTGGTTTTTTCGGGCGGTAAAAAACTAACCGACGAAATTGAAATCGATGGTTTTGGTAAAATAACCGTTGGTAAACTGGTACTCTCTCCTACCCGTACCTATGCACCGGTAATCAAAAAGATTTTAGAAAGCTACCGTAACCAGATCAATGGTATTGTGCACTGCAGTGGTGGCGCACAAACCAAGGTGCTTCATTTCATCAATGATGATATTCACGTTATAAAAGACAATTTATTCCCTGTTCCACCACTATTTAAACTGATACAAGAACAATCGGGTACCGATTGGAAAGAAATGTACAAAGTGTTTAATATGGGACACAGAATGGAACTTTACGTACCACAAGAAATCGCCGAAAGCATTATAGAAATATCAAAAAGCTTTAATATCGATGCGAAGATTATCGGCCGCGTAGAAAAAGGCGATCAGAAACAGGTGACTATCGAAAGCGAAAAGGGTACTTTTGTTTATAATTAA